DNA sequence from the Butyricimonas faecalis genome:
AGAAAATGATATTGATCTGTATAACGAAACTCCCCGCTTGAATTTTTACTATAGTAATATGGATGTTTATTTTGTAGACACCGATTACGTGAAAGGACACACGGAAAAAGAATGGATGTTAAGGGTAAATTTGCAGGGGGACCGTTTGCCGGAAGCGAGGAATTTTTGTCTGAAAGTTCAACCGAACGAGACCTATTCCCTAAAAGCAAATATATCTTTTGACGAGAAATATGTATTCCCGATGGATTCGATTTACCAGATTGTAACCATAAAAGTTCATCGGCCGGAGGCTTTGACCGTAACGTCGGCGTATCAGGCGGATATTTATTTCGATTTGGATAATCCCCTGCATCAGTTTGATCCAGGGAGAGAAGATCGGGAATATTTATCGATGAATGTTTATTACAGGATAAAACGTAATGACTGGAATGAATGGTACTGGGGGAAATACGCGGATTCCAAATATTTCTTTATGATGGATTATTTTGGAGCAACTCATGATGGCATTCCGACCACGCAGGAAGCTCAAAAAAATCTGTATGATGCTTACGAAGAATACAAAAAGAGTAATCCTCCTTTATTGGATGAAAATGGAGAAGAGATCGTATTTAAACAAGTAAACTGAAAAAATGAAGATTATGAAAGGGTTTGTAAAAATAAATAGTTTCCTTTTAGGTAGTTTGCTTTTATTATTGGGGTGTTATGATGATAAAGGTTCTTATAACTATCATGATATAAATGAGATAAATATAGAATTACCGGCCACGGTGAATGTTCGTTTGAGTAAAGAAGAGGCTGTTCCCGTGTCTATTGAACCGAAATTATCCCAGACATTGGAAAAGGAAGAATCTCATTTGAGCTATAGATGGGAAAAGGAAGTAAAAAAGAGTACCGGATTAAAAGAATGGGTGGAATGCGGACAGGAAAAAACGTGTCAATTGGTGTTTCAACCGACAGACGTGGAATCACAGACGATACGTTTGATCGTTACGGATCATAGAGAAGACGGTAGCGAGTGGTATAAGGTAACCACGGTGCGACCGATTGTGCCTTATAGTCGCAGTTGGTTTGTACTTCAATATACTGACGGGAAATGTGTTTTGGGGGCGGTAGATGGTGAAGGAAGTGGGGGCGTTGTCATTCCGGATGCCTACAAAATGGATATGAAACAGGATCTGCCTATAGGGGGAACCCCCAAGTATCTATTGACGGATTGGGCTTTTGGTTCACTAGAAGGATCATTCATCAATCCCCAACAACCGGTGATAATAATCGGGACGGATCAAGACGTACATTTAATGAACGCCGTTTCTTTCAACCAAATTTATACGTATCAGGCCATGCTCCACGTTAAAGTTGTGAATGGCGATAACAATTTTTCTCCGGATTGGCTGGTTACGAACACCTATCAACGTTTGGGAGAAGTTTTATCTGACAACGGGAAGTTGTACATGGCGAATGACGACGGTTTTTCTGTATATTATCCGCTTCAGTGGGAAAGTACTTCCGAAGAATCGTATAAGATCACAAAAATAGCCCCCATATTGGAATACGGTTTTATTTTCTATGATGAACAAAATCATCGTTTCCTGAGATGTAAAAAATATGATGAGATGATGGAAGGCTATCGAGATAATAAGATGTTTAGAAAATACGGTTATAACAATTATTTTTACCCCTCCAAGGTGGTGAAGAAAATCGGTAAGATAGGGGAGAACCCAAAAGCAGAAAATGTATTTAACCCGGATAATATTGGAGATGATAAAATCATGATAAATATGAATATGATCCGTTCGAATGTGTTGGCGACATTCTTCAGTACATCTGATCGTAAGATTCATGTTTATGATTTTAATGGAGAAGGATTTAATGGGGAAACGGCAATATGTGCCGGGAAATATACTTTTGATTTACCGGGAGGCATGAGTGTTGACGAGATGCGTGTCACGACGTGCTATGTTTTTGGTAAGACGTTATTTATTGCCGGAGGTAATAAAATTTATAAAGTAGATTTCAATCGTACGGTACCGAGAATGACGTTGCTTTATGAATATGAAAATGCTGCAGTAAAAATTACCGGGTTGAAATTCAAAAATGAACATTACGATTGGGGTTACTCGGCCGATCCGAATGATTGGGATTCTGAGTGGATATGGCTTGGAACTCCTTATCGCTTGGGTGTTTCCTTGGATTATGGTGGGAATGAAGGAGGAATTCTTGAATTGAAATTAACAACTACCGGAGAAGTCGAGCGCGATAGTGAGGTGTTGGAATACAAAGGGTTCGGTAAAATTGTTGATTTTGGATATAGCGTGAAACTTTAAGAAGGAAATTCCCTATTTATAAATCATTGTTTGACTATTCCAAAAGTTTAGATAACAAATAAAACTTTTGGAATAGTCCGGGTAAATATTGTATGTAATGAAAAAAATGATACTATATTGTTTCCTCGTGTGTTACATTTCACCTTTGAGAATATATGCACAGGGATACAGGATGGATTTGCCTAAATTAAATACCTTTTCGCCATATCAAGTTAATGAAAATGAACAAACCTTTGTGGCGAGTTGGAAATCGTTGGATACTTCTGTGGTTCGTTCTATTATTGTTTATGTCGGTTTAGAACGTGTTGTTGACAAGGGTGGGCGACAGAGCGTCTTGATCACAACGATAAAAGGGGATTCGACACTCGCTGAAAACGAATACAAACCTTTGGATATGAATGCTTATGTCCATGATTACATGACCGGGCAAGGATGGTATATGCTTATGGGACAAGTTTCTACGAAAGGACTTGTTTTGAGATCTGCTGTTTCTGATCCGGAGCTTTTAACCCCACTTATTCAATCTCCCATTTTTGATGCTTCGTACGATGGAGGTAAATTCACGATTAAATTTACGGCGACAGCATTTGCCGCTACCCCCGATGAAGAGGTTAAACTTGCCATACGTCACTGGGCTGATCGTAGAGGGATGGCCATGGAAGAAAAAGTGGTAAACCTTATAACGGATGGTCAGCCACATGAGTACGCGGTTGATTTTCTCCATGGAACAGACAACGAGTGTTTTAATATGCAAATGGTAAACACGGGAGCGACGGTTGTGTTTTCCGGAGATATTAAAGTCGAGCAACAGCTAAAAAAAGGAAATCGAATTTGGCACACGGTGGCTCTTACCCAGATGAATCGTCCGAAGGGAGCAGACTTTACAAAGGAGAATACACGTGGAATAAAGGTGGACACGATGAACGTTTATACATTCAGCGGGGCGAAACATGTTTTAGATTACAAGCGACACAGGGACAACGGGTGGCGTTTGTTTTATACCGCCATCCAGTTGATTGTTGCTGAAGATGGTGTCACCACCCGTGTTTCACCGTATTCTGATCCGGTCTATTTTGATGTGAATTGATTTTTGACAGAGAGCATTAACTGAATACGAGAATTTCGTTTAGATAGATTATATATGTGGAAGAGAGTTGGACTAATCTTGTTATTTATAGGAAGCGTGTGCTTTCATTTGACTGCACAGCAAGAGATTTATCACTTTTTTGATTCCCGTCAGTCGAAAGATTCATTGATCGTTATCCCCGGAATGTTTACTACATACTGCCAAGGAGAACAAATATATTGGGAAATTCCGGATTCTTTATGCGGACGCGATATGATTATTACGACGACGATTCTTGAGGCTGCAGCTTTGAAGGCAAGACGTGAAGAGAAACGTTACGGTTATTCCGGAGATCTCCTCGGGCCAATAATCATTTGCTTTCAAAAAGATGGAAACAACGTGTTGTTGCAAATTCCTTTATGTGACCGTATCGGGATGGATAAAGATAAAGGTGGCATACACCATGTCGCTTGTCAACGAGGAGATCTGATGCTTCATGAAACATTGCCAATTTTGGAGAGAACCTCTTCTTCCGTGTTGGTTAAGGTAACTAATTTGTTGATGAAAAGCCCTTTGTTCAATTTACATCCTTTTAATTTTGAGTTGACACTCGGCATGGAGGAGATGGAGAAAAGTCGAATAGAGGAGATAAAAGGATTTCCGGAGAATATTTTAATCCGGTCAAAAAGAAGTTTTTCTGTCGAAGATCGATCTTTGGGGGCAAATGGAACGTTTACGACAAGTTGGAAAATCGGGGTTTGTCTGGCTCTTTTGCCTCGTGAACCATTGGAAATGCGTCTGCGTAATCGGAATGTAGGATATTTTGGTTTGTCGAAAGTGGATTTTTCCCGCAATGCCTACACCCCTTCCCTGATTTCTGTTGTTAAGCGTTGGAGGTTAGAGCCTAAAGACCCGGAAGCTTATTTCAAGGGAGAATTGGTTGAGCCGATAAAACCGATTGTGTTCTATATCGACCGGAATACTCCTTCTCGTTGGGTTCCGTTTTTTATTGAGGCGGTGAATGCATGGCAGGAATCATTTGAACGGATTGGATTCAAGAATGCCATTCGGGGAGAGTTAGCCCCAACTCCTGAAGAGAATCCGGAATTTTCAGAAGATGATACTCGCTACTCGTTTATTTCTTGGAAAACCTCGTTTATTCAGAA
Encoded proteins:
- a CDS encoding PKD-like family lipoprotein encodes the protein MKGFVKINSFLLGSLLLLLGCYDDKGSYNYHDINEINIELPATVNVRLSKEEAVPVSIEPKLSQTLEKEESHLSYRWEKEVKKSTGLKEWVECGQEKTCQLVFQPTDVESQTIRLIVTDHREDGSEWYKVTTVRPIVPYSRSWFVLQYTDGKCVLGAVDGEGSGGVVIPDAYKMDMKQDLPIGGTPKYLLTDWAFGSLEGSFINPQQPVIIIGTDQDVHLMNAVSFNQIYTYQAMLHVKVVNGDNNFSPDWLVTNTYQRLGEVLSDNGKLYMANDDGFSVYYPLQWESTSEESYKITKIAPILEYGFIFYDEQNHRFLRCKKYDEMMEGYRDNKMFRKYGYNNYFYPSKVVKKIGKIGENPKAENVFNPDNIGDDKIMINMNMIRSNVLATFFSTSDRKIHVYDFNGEGFNGETAICAGKYTFDLPGGMSVDEMRVTTCYVFGKTLFIAGGNKIYKVDFNRTVPRMTLLYEYENAAVKITGLKFKNEHYDWGYSADPNDWDSEWIWLGTPYRLGVSLDYGGNEGGILELKLTTTGEVERDSEVLEYKGFGKIVDFGYSVKL
- a CDS encoding DUF4843 domain-containing protein translates to MKKYRFLLLLLVSFFLYVGCEENDIDLYNETPRLNFYYSNMDVYFVDTDYVKGHTEKEWMLRVNLQGDRLPEARNFCLKVQPNETYSLKANISFDEKYVFPMDSIYQIVTIKVHRPEALTVTSAYQADIYFDLDNPLHQFDPGREDREYLSMNVYYRIKRNDWNEWYWGKYADSKYFFMMDYFGATHDGIPTTQEAQKNLYDAYEEYKKSNPPLLDENGEEIVFKQVN